A segment of the Streptomyces pactum genome:
TGGGTGGCCTCCCGGCTGACGGCGGGGTGACGGGCGGCCTCCCTGCCGACCGAACCGGGTGGCAGGTGGCCTCCCTGCCGACCGAACCGGGTGGCAGGTGGCCTCCCTGCCGACCGAACCGGGTGGCAGGTGGCCTCCCTGCCGACCGAACCGGGTGGCAGGTGGCCTCCCTGCCGACGAATCCGGGTGACAGACGGCTCCTCAGCCGACCGAACCGGGTGACGGGTCCCCCGGCCGACCGAGCCCAGTGACGGTGCCCCGGCCGACCGAGCCGTCCGGCGCGTGGACACGGGCCGGGGGCCAGGGGCGAAGCCTCCGGCTGCGCCCCGCACCGGCGCGGGGCGCCTAGAACCCCGCCGGTTCCGTGTACACCCCCCACTCGTCCCGCAGCACCCCGCAGATCTCGCCGAGGGTGGCCTCGGCGCGTACCGCGTCCAGCATCGGCGCGATCATGTTGCCGCCGGAACGGGCCGCGGCGAGCATGGCGTCCAGGGCGGCGCGCACCGCCGTGTCGTCGCGGGCGGCCTTGCGGTCGCCGAGGACCCGCACCTGCTCGCGCTCCACCTCGTGGCTGACCCGCAGGATCTCCAGGTCGCCTGTGACGGAGCCGGTGTGCACGTTGACGCCGACGACCTTCTTGTCGTCCTTCTCCAGGGCCTGCTGGTACCGGAAGGCGGACTCGGCGATCTCGCCGGTGAACCAGCCGTCCTCGATGCCGCGCAGGATGCCGGAGGTCATCGGCCCGATGGGGTGCCGCCCGTCGGGGTGGGCGCGCAGGCCCCGTTCCTTGATCTGCTCGAAGATCTTCTCCGCGTCGGCCTCGATCCGGTCCGTGAGCTGCTCGACGAACCAGGAACCGCCCAGCGGGTCGGCGACGTTGGCGACGCCGGTCTCCTCCATCAGCACCTGCTGGGTGCGCAGGGCGATCTCCGCGGCCTGCTCGCTCGGCAGCGCGAGGGTCTCGTCCAGGGCGTTGGTGTGCAGGGAGTTCGTCCCGCCGAGCACCGCCGCCAGCGCCTCCACCGCCGTACGCACCACGTTGTTGTACGGCTGCTGGGCGGTGAGCGAGACACCGGCGGTCTGCGTGTGGAAGCGCAGCCACTGCGCCTTGTCGGACTTCGCGCCGTACACGTCCCGCATCCAGCGGGCCCAGATGCGCCGGGCCGCACGGAACTTGGCGATCTCCTCGAAGAAGTCGAGGTGCGCGTCGAAGAAGAAGGAGAGGCCCGGCGCGAACCGGTCGACGTCCAGGCCGCGCGACAGGCCCAGCTCCACGTACCCGAAGCCGTCCGCCAGCGTGTACGCCAGCTCCTGCGCGGCCGTCGCGCCCGCCTCGCGGATGTGGTAACCGGAGACCGACAGCGGCTTGTAGTCGGGGATGCCGGCCGCGCAGTACTCCATCAGGTCGCCGATCAGGCGCAGGTGCGGCTCGGGCTGGAAGAGCCACTCCTTCTGGGCGATGTACTCCTTGAAGATGTCGGTCTGGAGCGTGCCGTTGAGTACGGACGCGTCCACGCCCTGCCGTTCGGCGGCGACCAGGTACATGCAGAACACGGGCACGGCCGGCCCGCTGATCGTCATGGAGGTCGTCACGTCCCCGAGCGGGATGTCCTTGAACAGCACCTCCATGTCGGCGGCCGAGTCGATGGCCACGCCGCAGTGCCCGACCTCGCCGAGCGAGCGCGGGTCGTCGGAGTCGCGGCCCATCAGCGTCGGCATGTCGAAGGCGACCGAGAGCCCGCCCCCGCCGTTGCGGAGGATCATCTTGTAGCGCTCGTTGGTCTGCTCGGCGTTCCCGAAGCCGGCGAACTGGCGGATGGTCCAGGTCCGCCCTCGGTAGCCGGTCGGATGGAGGCCGCGGGTGAAGGGGTACTCCCCCGGCCAGCCGATCCGCTCGAAGCCCTCGTAGGCGTCCCCGGGCCTGGGCCCGTACACCGGCTCCACGGGATCACCGGAGAGCGTGGTGAAGTCCGCGTCGCGCTTGCGCGCCGCGTCGTACCGGGCCTGCCAGCGAAGGCGGCCCTCCTCTATGGCGTGAGCGTCCATACCCTCGAATTTACTAGGACGTCCAAGTAAATGTCGATGGGGGACCGCCGTACGGGTGTCCGGACGGCGGGGAGGGGGCCCGGGAGGAGCCGGTTACGCCTTGGCGGGAGCGGGCGCCTCGGCCGCGGCGGCCTTGGTGTCCAGCTCCTGGCTGATCTTGCGCTCCACGAAGAACGCGGCGGTCGGGATGGTCCCGGCCAGCAGCACCCACAACTGCTTGCTGACCTTCCACTTCGCCTTGGCGCCCAGGTCGAAGGCGAAGACGAGGTAGACGACGTACAGCCAGCCGTGCGCGATGCTGACGATGCGGGTGAAGTCGGCGGCACCGTCCATGTCCAGCAGGTACTTGGCGATCATGCCGAGGCAGAGCAGGATCAGCAGCACACCGGTGACGTACGCCATGACCCGGTAGCGGGTCAGCACGCTCTTTTTCATGCGTACGAGCGTAACCGTCCGTTTCGCGCGATCTTCGAGCGGGCCCGGCGACCCGCTCAGGCCTCTTCGAAGTCCCCGGCGGCGACCCGCAGCGGCCTGAGCATCGCGAAGATCTCGGCGCACTCCTCGGCGTCGTAGGCACCCAGCCCGAAGTCCATCGCCATGAGGTCGCGGGTGGCCGCCTCGACCACCTCGCGGCCCTTGCCGGTGATGGTGGCGAGCGTGCCGCGGCCGTCGTTGGGGTTGGGCCGCTTGCCCACCAGGCCCGACCTCACCAGCCGGTCGACGGTGTTGGTGACGGAGGTGGGGTGCACCATGAGACGCTCGCCGATCTTGGACATCGGCAGCTCGCCCGACTTGGAGAAGGTGAGCAGCACCAGCGCCTCGTAGCGCGCGAAGGTCAGCCCGTACGGCTTGACCACCGCGTCGACCTCGGCCAGCAGGATCTGGTGCGCCCGCATGATCGAGGTGATGGCGGACATGGAGGGCACGCCGCCCCAGCGCTGCTTCCACAGTTCGTCGGCACGGGCGATGGGATCGAAGGAGAGACTGAGGGGCTTCGGCACGGCATCAGACCCTACCGGCCGGTCATATCCCGGTCAGCCCCGTCTCGCCTTTCGATACCGCCGCCCGCGGCGCGCCGCTACTCGCACAGGTGCCGCTCCACCGTCTCCACCTTCGAGGTGAGGCCGTCCGACACGCCGGGGCGGATGTCCGCCTTGAGGACCAGGGAGACGCGCGGCGCCCGTGCCTCGACGGCGGCGACGGCCCGCCGGACGACGTCCATGACCTCGTACCACTCGCCCTCCACGGACGTGAACATCGCGTCGGTGCGGTTCGGCAGGCCCGAATCGCGGACCACCCGCACGGCGTCGGCGACGTACTCCCCCACGTCCTCGCCGACACCGAGCGGCGTCACGGAGAAGGCGACGATCACGCGCCCACGACCCCTTCCTGGCGGGCACGGGAGGCGATGACCGCGCTCTCGGCCTCGCGCTTGAGCCTGCGCTCGGCGAAGAAGCCGCCGGTGGGCAGGACCGACATGACGAAGTAGAAGGCGGCGGTGCCGAAGGACCACTTGGCGCGGTTCCAGGCGTCCGCCCAGAAGATCACGTACAGGACGAAGAGAACGCCGTGGACCATGCCCATCACGGGTACCGCGTTGAAGTCGGTGGTCCGCTTCAGCACCGAGCAGACCAGCAGCAGGAGGAACGAGATCGCCTCGGGGCCGGAGACCAGGCGGAGGCGGCGGAGGGCGGAGGCGGTCTTGAGGTCCACGGGTCACCTTCGGTGGAAGAGGGATCGATACGTCGGGCACCGCCGGGCCGGCGGTTTGTGAACGTGCGCACAAGCGCGCGTCCATTGTGGCAAACCCCCGACGCGCCCGGGCGAGGGGGGCGGCGACACGGGCCCTTGGGGGGCGATCGGGGAGGTCCGCGCCCGTGGGACCTGTCGGTGGGCCCGCCCGGCGGGCTACCTTCCCATTTGTGGCGATGTTCCGACTTCAAGGAAGCAAGGTACTCGCCGTCGACATGACCGGGGACGCCGTCAAGGCGAAGAACGGCTCGATGGTCGCGTACGACGGGGAGATGGCCTTCAAGAAACTCAGCGGCGGCGGTGAGGGCATCCGGGGCATGGTGACCCGGCGGATCACCGGCGAGCAGATGACGGTGATGGAGGTGAGGGGGCACGGGACCTGCTGGTTCGCGGACCGGGCCTCGGAGATCAACCTCGTCGGCCTCCAGGGCGACAAGCTGTACGTCGAGTCGAGCAACTTCCTGGCGGCCGACGCCGGGCTGCGGACCGGCACCAGCTTCACGGGGGCACGCGGCGCCTCCCAGGGCAACGGGCTGTTCACCACGACCGTGGAGGGACACGGGCAGGTGGCGATCATGTCGGACGGACCGGCGGTGGTGCTGCGGGTCGGCGCGCAGTACCCGCTGACCGTCGACCCGGGGGCGTACGTCGCGCACCAGGGGAACCTGCGGCAGTCCTTCCAGTCCGGTGTGACGTTCCGCACGCTGTTCGGGGAGGGCGGCGGGGAGGCCTTCCAGATCCGCTTCGAGGGCGACGGCCTGGTGTACGTGCAGCCGAGCGAGCGGAACACGATCGCGGGGGATGTGTGAGATGGCCTTCCGGGAGATCAATTCCAAGATGGTCCAGGCGGCCGTGACGCCCGGGCAGCGGCTGTTCAGTCAGCGCGGCGCGATGCTCGCCTACCAAGGGGACGTGTCCTTCACCCCGAACATGGCCGGCGGTCAGGGCGGTGTCATGTCGATGATCGGGCGCCGGGTGGCGAACGAGGACACGCCGCTGATGACCGTCGAGGGCAGCGGCACCGTGCTCTTCGGGCACGGCGGCCACCACGTGCAGGTGATCAACCTCTCCGGCGACACGCTGTACGTGGAGGCGGACCGGCTCCTCGCCTTCGAGGGGACGCTGGAGCAGGGCACCGTGTTCCTGGGCTCGCAGGGCGGCGTCATGGGCATGGTGCGCGGCCAGGTGAGCGGGCAGGGGCTGTTCACGACGACGTTGAGGGGCCACGGCTCGGTGGCGGTGATGGCCCACGGGGGCGTCTTCGAGATCCCCGTCACCCCGCAGCGCCCGGTGCGCGTCGACCCGCAGGCCTACGTCGCCCATCACGGCGACGTACGCAACAAGCTGTCCACGGCGATGGGCTGGCGGGACATGGTCGGACGCGGCTCCGGCGAGGCGTTCCAGCTCGAGCTCAGCGGCAGCGGCACGGTGTTCGTCCAGGCGTCGGAGGAGAAACTGTGAGCGCGGTTCACCACGACCCGGCGACGCTGCCGGCCGACGACAACGTCAACGACTACACCTTCTGCGTGGAGCTCAAGGGGAGCCGGTGGTTCCTGCAGAAGGGGAAGATGATCGCCTACTACGGGACGATCGAGTTCAACGGGATCGGGCACGGCCGGCTGGACCGGCTGGTGCGCACTTCGTTCCATTCGCCACTGCACGCGAGCGACTGGGTCGTGGCGGAGGGATCGGGCAAGATGCTCCTCGCCGACCGGGCCTTCGACGTCAATTCGTATGACCTTGAAGACGGCAACCTGACCATTCGCTCGGGCAACTTGCTTGCTTTTCAGCCAAGTCTCGCCCTCAAGCAGTCGATCGTGCCGGGTTTTCTGACCCTGATCGGAACCGGAAAGTTCGTGGCCGCGTCAAACGGTCCGGTGGTGTTCATGGAACCCCCGATCCGGGTCGACCCCCAGGCCCTGGTCGGGTGGGCCGACTGCCCGTCTCCGTGCCATCACTACGACCACGGGTACATGACCGGCCTACTGGGCGGTCTACGTGCGATGACGGGTCTCGGCGGGGCCTCCGGGGAGGAGCACCAGTTCGAGTTCGCGGGGGCGGGGACGGTGCTGCTGCAGTCGAGCGAGGCGCTGATGGCGGAGCAGGCGACGGGGGCCGCTCCGCAGCAGGCGGGAGTGCCCGGCGGCGGCGCGTCCGGGGCGCCGGGAGGCCGGTCCGGGGTACCGGGGCTTCCCGGACAGCTAGGGGACCTCCAGCGCCGCTTCGGGCTGTGAGCGGTAATCTGCGGAGTGTGACATCGAACGCGTGCGCACCGTCACCGTCACGGAGAACCCCTCACTAGTTCGCCTTTCAACATTTTAGGTAGACTTCATTCATGGAGACCGAGACGGCCACCCGCTGGCTGACCGATACGGAGCAGTGTGCTTGGCGCACCCACCTGGAGGTCAACAGGCTGTTGACGCACCAGCTCGAGAAGGACCTGCAGCCGTTCGGCCTGACGATGAACGACTACGAGATCCTGGTGAACCTCTCCGAGTCGGAGGGCGACAGGATGCGGATGAGCGATCTGGCCACCGCCACGATGCAGTCCAAGAGCCGCCTCTCCCACCAGGTCACCCGCATGGAGAACGCGGATCTGGTCCGGCGGGAGAACTGCGAGTCCGACCGCCGCGGGCTCTACGCCGTCCTCACCGAGCACGGCCTGGAGACGATGCGGAAGGTCGCGCCGCACCACGTGGCGTCCGTCCGCAGGCACTTCATCGACCTGCTGGCCCCCGAGGCCCTGACGGAGCTCGACAAGGCGCTCAAGCCGATCGCGGAGCACCTGCGCGGGCAGCGAGGACGTCCCTGACCACGACCTCGGTCACACCCGTGGCCGTGCGGGTCTAGGCGGCCGGCAGGCGGAGCTCGAACAGGGCGCCGCCTGCCGGTGCTTCGTGGACGGTGAGCGTGCCGCCGTGCCGTACGGCGACGTCACGGGCGATGGCCAGCCCCAGCCCCGCCCCGCCGTCGTCGCGGCTGCGGGCGGCGTCGAGCCGTACGAACCGCTCGAAGATCCGCTCCCGGTCGGCCGCCGGCACGCCCTCCCCGTCGTCGGCCACCGCGACCACGGCCGCGTCGCCGTCCCGCCGGACGGACACCTCCACCGCCGAGCGGGCGTGCCGCTGCGCGTTGTCGAGCAGATTGGCCAGCACCCGTCCGAGCTGCCCCCGCGACCCGGCCACCGCCACCTCGCCCGCGGCACCGTCCACGGCCCGCACGCTCACCCCCGGCCGCCCTCCGGCCTCCTCCCGCGCCAGCGCCACGAGGTCGACGCGCGCGTCGGAGGGCCGCTCCCCCGCGTCCAGCCTGGCCAGCAGCAGCAGGTCGGCGGCGAGCCGCTGCAGCCGTACGGTGTCCTCCACGGCGCCGTCGAGGTCGAGCAGCTCCGGGTGGGCGGCGGCCACCTCCAACTGGGTGCGCAGCGAGGCGATCGGGCTGCGCAGCTCGTGCGAGGCGTCGGCGACGAACCGCCGCTGCCGCTCCACCGACGACTCCAGGGCGGCCAGCGTCTGATTGGTGGTCGAGGCGAGCCGGGCGACCTCGTCGTGCGTGTCCGGCACCGGGACGCGGCGGGCCAGGTCCTCGCTGGCGGTGATCGCGGCCATCTCCCGGCGGATGCCGGCCACGGGGCGCAGCGCGCGCCCTGTGACCAGCCAGGTCACCCACCCGACGACCGCGAGCAGCAGCGGGAAGCCGATCAGCATGACGGTCAGCGCGGTGTTCACGGCGCCGTGTTCGGCGGACAGCGGGGCACCGGCGTACACGGTGAGATCGTCCCCGGCCCGGTTCTGCACGGGCACGGCGGCGAAGCGGTAGTCCTCCGTGTCGCCGTCGATCGTCGCCGAACCGTCGCTGACGGTGGTCCGCTCGCCGATCTCCCCCGGCTCCAGCGACTCGCCGGCGTCGTCATCGTCGTCCGAGTCCCCGTCGTCGTCGCCGTCGTCGGTGTCGGTGTCGGTGTCGGTCGGGGTGGGCTGCGGCTTCACCGCGTCGACACCGGTACCGCTGATCCGCTCCAGGTTCTCGCTGGCGGCGACCAGCCCGCCGTCCTCGTCGACGACCTGCACCGGGCGGTCGTCCACGTCCAGCGACAGCTCGGCGTAGGGCGTGCCGACGGCCAGTTCGGTGGCGACCTCCCGTGCCGAGCGCTCCGCCTGGGTGCCGGCCTCCCCGAGCAGGTTGGAGCGAAGGGACAGCAGGACGGCGGTACCGGCCGCGATCAGGGCGACGGCGACCACGAGGGTGGCGCCGAGCGTGGCCCGGGCCCGGACCGACCCGAGGAGCCGGCTCATCGCTCGGCCTCCAGCCGGTACCCGGCGCCGCGTACGGTCCGGATGAGGCCGGCGCGCAGCTTGCGCCGCAGGGCGCTGACGTACACCTCGACGATGTTGGGGTCGCCGTCGTAGGCGAAGTCCCAGACGTGTTCCAGGATCTCCGCCTTGGACACCACTTCCCCGGCCCGCACCACGAGCTGCTCCAGTACGGCGAACTCCTTCGCGGTGAGGGTGACCTCACGCTCGGCCAGGAAGACCCGGCGGGCGGCGGTGTCGACCTTCAGGTCGCCGTGGACGTGCACGGGTGACGCCCCGCCCCCCTGTGCCCGCCGCCGCAGCAGGGCCTTCACGCGGGCGACCAGGACGACGTAGGAGAAGGGCTTGGTGAGGTAGTCGTCCGCGCCCGTGTCCAGGCCCTCCGCCTCGTCGTACTCGCCGTCCTTGGCGGTGAGCATCAGGATCGGCACGTCGTGGCCGGCGGCGCGCAGGGCGGCGCAGACCCGGTAGCCGTTGAGGCCGGGCAGCATGATGTCGAGGATGACGAGGTCGTACGTGCCCTCGCCGGCCCGGTGCAGGCCCTCCAGGCCGTCGTGGACGACGTCCACGGTGTAGCCCTCGGCGGTGAGGCCCTTGGCGAGCGACACGGCGAGGCGCTTCTCGTCCTCCACGATCAGGATTCGAGAGGGGCGGCGCGAAGCGCCTCGGGCAGCGTGGTGGTGGGCGACGGGCGGGCGCATGGGTAGAGGGTCGCAAAACGAAGCTGAAGAACCCTTCAGGCGGCTTCAGGCTGGCCTCAGCGTCGGTCCGAGACAGTGAAGGCGTCGAAAGCACATCGACTCGAACGACCTTGCACGACTCGGGAGGAACCGCATGAAGCGCAACATCGCGATCGCCGTCGTCACCGCCGCCGCACTGATCGGAGGCGGTACGGCGACGGCTCTGGCGACCACGGGCGACGACGGCCCGGGTACGACGCGTCAGGCGGACGTCCGGGCGGCCTCGGACGACGACGCGGGCGACGACGCGGGCGACGACGCGGGCGACCGGGCGGACGACGACGGCACGCGGGAGGACGACGCCGACGACCGGGACGACTCCCGCGACCGCGACGACGACCACGCCCGCGTGTCCTCCGCGAAGGTGACGGCGGCCGACGCCATCGCCTCCGCCCTGAAGGAGGCGCCGGGCACCGCCGTCTCCGCCGAGCTGGACGACGAGGACGGGGACGACGACGGTGAGCGCGCGGCCTGGGAGGTCGACGTCCTCTCCGGCGACGGCACCTGGCACAGCGTCCGGATCGACCCGGCCACCGGCAAGGTCCTCGGCTCGGAGACGGACGACGAGGACGACACCGACGAGGTGCGGGCCGCCCTGAAGGGCTCGTCCGTGGACGCCGCCGAGGCCGCGAAGGCGGCGGCCGGCCACGGCACCGTGACCTCCGTGGAGCTGGACGACGACGGCCACCACGGCGACGGCAGGGCGGCCTGGGAGATCGAGACCCGCTCCTCCGACGAGGCCGAGCAGGACTGGCGGGTGGACCTGAAGACCGGGAAGGTCACGGCCGACCGCTCGGACGACTCGCACTCGGACTCCGACTCCGACGACTCCGAGGACTCCGACGACTCCGGCTCCGGCTCCGGCTCCGGCTCCGGCTCCGGCTCCGGCTCCGGCTCCGGCTCCGGCTCGGACGACGACTGAGCGGCCGGCCCCGGCCACACGACGGACCGACCGCGGCGGCGCCCCGGCACCAGCGCCGCCGCCACGGTCCACCGCGCCGGACACCGCGAAACACACCGGCAGCGGCAACCGTTCCACCAGCAGGCCCACCGCCCCGGCACAGACGCCGCCTTCGACGGCGGTGCTGCACCAGGCGCCCGCCCGGATACGGAACCCGGCGCCGCGCTCTCGCCGACGATCGGATACGCCGGCGCCACGAACGGGCCCGCGCAGGCGACGGCCGCGACGAGCGCCCCGAGGCCGGGCGCGAGGCCCACGGCCGCCAGGACGATGCCCGGCCCCCGTGAGGAACGGGGGCGGAACACGCGGGGCAACGTACCAGCGCGGCTGTCCGGTCGCACCGGCGTCTGCGGACGCGGCGTCAGCCGCTCGTCAGCCCCGCCACCAGTTCGTCCGCCGCGCGGTACGGGTCCAGCTCGCCCGCGACGATGCGTTCCGCCAGGGTGCCGAGGCGGCGGTCGCCGTGCAGGTCGCCGATGCGTTCGCGCAGGGTGGTGACGGCGATGGTCTCGACCTCGCGGGCGGCGCGGGTCCGGCGGCGTTCGGTGAGGACGTCCCGTTCCTCCATCCACGCGCGGTGCTTCTCCAGGGCCTCGACGACCTCGTCGACGCCCTCGCCGCGCGCGGCGACCGTCTTGACGATGGGCGGGCGCCAGTCGCCGGGGCCACGGGCCTCGCCGAGGCCCAGCATGTGGTTCAGCTCGCGGGCGGTCGCGTCCGCGCCGTCGCGGTCGGCCTTGTTGACGACGTAGACGTCGCCGATCTCCAGGATTCCGGCCTTCGCCGCCTGGATGCCGTCGCCCATGCCGGGGGCGAGGAGGACGACCGAGGTGTCGGCCTGGGAGGCGATCTCGACCTCCGACTGGCCGACGCCCACCGTCTCGACCAGGACCACGTCGCAGCCGGCCGCGTCGAGGACGCGGATCGCCTGCGGGGCGGCCCAGGCGAGGCCTCCGAGGTGGCCGCGGGTCGCCATCGAGCGGATGTAGACGCCCGGGTCGGACGCGTGCTCCGACATCCGGACGCGGTCGCCGAGCAGGGCGCCGCCGGAGAAGGGGGAGGACGGGTCGACGGCGAGGACGCCGACCCGCTTGCCCTGCTTGCGGTACGCCGTCACCAGGGCCGAGGTGGAGGTGGACTTGCCGACGCCCGGCGAGCCGGTCAGACCGACCACGTACGCCCCGCCGGTCAGCGGCGCGAGGGCCGCCATGACCTCCCTGAGCTGCGGGGACGCCCCCTCCACCAGGGAGATCAGCCGGGCCACGGCCCGCGGCCGGCCTTCCCTGGCCTGGGCGACCAGCGAGGAGACGTCCTGCATCACAGCTCCGTTTCGGTGAGAAGTCGTCACCGGGATCGTCACCCGGTGACCCGAGGTCAGGCCTTGGGGACCCGCACGATCAGCGCGTCGCCCTGGCCGCCGCCGCCGCACAGCGCCGCCGCGCCGACCCCGCCGCCGCGCCGCTTCAGTTCCAGCGCCAGGTGCAGCACGAGCCGGGCGCCGGACATGCCGATGGGATGGCCGAGGGCGATGGCGCCGCCGTTGACGTTCACCTTTTCGGTGGATACGCCGAGGTCCTTCATTGACTGCACGGCGACGGCGGCGAAAGCCTCGTTGATCTCGATCAGGTCGAGGTCCGCGACCTGAAGGCCCTCCTTCTTCAGGGCGTGCCGGATCGCGTTGGACGGCTGCGACTGCAAAGAGTTGTCCGGCCCCGCGACGTTGCCGTGCGCGCCGATCTCCGCGATCCACTCCAGGCCCAGCTCCCGCGCCTTGGCCTTGCTCATGACGACCACGGCCGCCGCGCCGTCGGAGATCTGCGAGGAGGAGCCCGCGGTGATCGTGCCGTCCTTGGAGAACGCCGGACG
Coding sequences within it:
- a CDS encoding acyl-CoA mutase large subunit family protein; the protein is MDAHAIEEGRLRWQARYDAARKRDADFTTLSGDPVEPVYGPRPGDAYEGFERIGWPGEYPFTRGLHPTGYRGRTWTIRQFAGFGNAEQTNERYKMILRNGGGGLSVAFDMPTLMGRDSDDPRSLGEVGHCGVAIDSAADMEVLFKDIPLGDVTTSMTISGPAVPVFCMYLVAAERQGVDASVLNGTLQTDIFKEYIAQKEWLFQPEPHLRLIGDLMEYCAAGIPDYKPLSVSGYHIREAGATAAQELAYTLADGFGYVELGLSRGLDVDRFAPGLSFFFDAHLDFFEEIAKFRAARRIWARWMRDVYGAKSDKAQWLRFHTQTAGVSLTAQQPYNNVVRTAVEALAAVLGGTNSLHTNALDETLALPSEQAAEIALRTQQVLMEETGVANVADPLGGSWFVEQLTDRIEADAEKIFEQIKERGLRAHPDGRHPIGPMTSGILRGIEDGWFTGEIAESAFRYQQALEKDDKKVVGVNVHTGSVTGDLEILRVSHEVEREQVRVLGDRKAARDDTAVRAALDAMLAAARSGGNMIAPMLDAVRAEATLGEICGVLRDEWGVYTEPAGF
- a CDS encoding DUF3817 domain-containing protein; translated protein: MKKSVLTRYRVMAYVTGVLLILLCLGMIAKYLLDMDGAADFTRIVSIAHGWLYVVYLVFAFDLGAKAKWKVSKQLWVLLAGTIPTAAFFVERKISQELDTKAAAAEAPAPAKA
- a CDS encoding MarR family winged helix-turn-helix transcriptional regulator; translated protein: MPKPLSLSFDPIARADELWKQRWGGVPSMSAITSIMRAHQILLAEVDAVVKPYGLTFARYEALVLLTFSKSGELPMSKIGERLMVHPTSVTNTVDRLVRSGLVGKRPNPNDGRGTLATITGKGREVVEAATRDLMAMDFGLGAYDAEECAEIFAMLRPLRVAAGDFEEA
- a CDS encoding MTH1187 family thiamine-binding protein → MIVAFSVTPLGVGEDVGEYVADAVRVVRDSGLPNRTDAMFTSVEGEWYEVMDVVRRAVAAVEARAPRVSLVLKADIRPGVSDGLTSKVETVERHLCE
- a CDS encoding DUF3817 domain-containing protein, with the protein product MDLKTASALRRLRLVSGPEAISFLLLLVCSVLKRTTDFNAVPVMGMVHGVLFVLYVIFWADAWNRAKWSFGTAAFYFVMSVLPTGGFFAERRLKREAESAVIASRARQEGVVGA
- a CDS encoding AIM24 family protein, which produces MFRLQGSKVLAVDMTGDAVKAKNGSMVAYDGEMAFKKLSGGGEGIRGMVTRRITGEQMTVMEVRGHGTCWFADRASEINLVGLQGDKLYVESSNFLAADAGLRTGTSFTGARGASQGNGLFTTTVEGHGQVAIMSDGPAVVLRVGAQYPLTVDPGAYVAHQGNLRQSFQSGVTFRTLFGEGGGEAFQIRFEGDGLVYVQPSERNTIAGDV
- a CDS encoding AIM24 family protein translates to MAFREINSKMVQAAVTPGQRLFSQRGAMLAYQGDVSFTPNMAGGQGGVMSMIGRRVANEDTPLMTVEGSGTVLFGHGGHHVQVINLSGDTLYVEADRLLAFEGTLEQGTVFLGSQGGVMGMVRGQVSGQGLFTTTLRGHGSVAVMAHGGVFEIPVTPQRPVRVDPQAYVAHHGDVRNKLSTAMGWRDMVGRGSGEAFQLELSGSGTVFVQASEEKL
- a CDS encoding AIM24 family protein, which produces MSAVHHDPATLPADDNVNDYTFCVELKGSRWFLQKGKMIAYYGTIEFNGIGHGRLDRLVRTSFHSPLHASDWVVAEGSGKMLLADRAFDVNSYDLEDGNLTIRSGNLLAFQPSLALKQSIVPGFLTLIGTGKFVAASNGPVVFMEPPIRVDPQALVGWADCPSPCHHYDHGYMTGLLGGLRAMTGLGGASGEEHQFEFAGAGTVLLQSSEALMAEQATGAAPQQAGVPGGGASGAPGGRSGVPGLPGQLGDLQRRFGL
- a CDS encoding MarR family winged helix-turn-helix transcriptional regulator, whose translation is METETATRWLTDTEQCAWRTHLEVNRLLTHQLEKDLQPFGLTMNDYEILVNLSESEGDRMRMSDLATATMQSKSRLSHQVTRMENADLVRRENCESDRRGLYAVLTEHGLETMRKVAPHHVASVRRHFIDLLAPEALTELDKALKPIAEHLRGQRGRP
- a CDS encoding sensor histidine kinase — translated: MSRLLGSVRARATLGATLVVAVALIAAGTAVLLSLRSNLLGEAGTQAERSAREVATELAVGTPYAELSLDVDDRPVQVVDEDGGLVAASENLERISGTGVDAVKPQPTPTDTDTDTDDGDDDGDSDDDDDAGESLEPGEIGERTTVSDGSATIDGDTEDYRFAAVPVQNRAGDDLTVYAGAPLSAEHGAVNTALTVMLIGFPLLLAVVGWVTWLVTGRALRPVAGIRREMAAITASEDLARRVPVPDTHDEVARLASTTNQTLAALESSVERQRRFVADASHELRSPIASLRTQLEVAAAHPELLDLDGAVEDTVRLQRLAADLLLLARLDAGERPSDARVDLVALAREEAGGRPGVSVRAVDGAAGEVAVAGSRGQLGRVLANLLDNAQRHARSAVEVSVRRDGDAAVVAVADDGEGVPAADRERIFERFVRLDAARSRDDGGAGLGLAIARDVAVRHGGTLTVHEAPAGGALFELRLPAA
- a CDS encoding response regulator transcription factor, with the protein product MRPPVAHHHAARGASRRPSRILIVEDEKRLAVSLAKGLTAEGYTVDVVHDGLEGLHRAGEGTYDLVILDIMLPGLNGYRVCAALRAAGHDVPILMLTAKDGEYDEAEGLDTGADDYLTKPFSYVVLVARVKALLRRRAQGGGASPVHVHGDLKVDTAARRVFLAEREVTLTAKEFAVLEQLVVRAGEVVSKAEILEHVWDFAYDGDPNIVEVYVSALRRKLRAGLIRTVRGAGYRLEAER
- a CDS encoding PepSY domain-containing protein is translated as MKRNIAIAVVTAAALIGGGTATALATTGDDGPGTTRQADVRAASDDDAGDDAGDDAGDRADDDGTREDDADDRDDSRDRDDDHARVSSAKVTAADAIASALKEAPGTAVSAELDDEDGDDDGERAAWEVDVLSGDGTWHSVRIDPATGKVLGSETDDEDDTDEVRAALKGSSVDAAEAAKAAAGHGTVTSVELDDDGHHGDGRAAWEIETRSSDEAEQDWRVDLKTGKVTADRSDDSHSDSDSDDSEDSDDSGSGSGSGSGSGSGSGSGSGSDDD
- the meaB gene encoding methylmalonyl Co-A mutase-associated GTPase MeaB, whose protein sequence is MQDVSSLVAQAREGRPRAVARLISLVEGASPQLREVMAALAPLTGGAYVVGLTGSPGVGKSTSTSALVTAYRKQGKRVGVLAVDPSSPFSGGALLGDRVRMSEHASDPGVYIRSMATRGHLGGLAWAAPQAIRVLDAAGCDVVLVETVGVGQSEVEIASQADTSVVLLAPGMGDGIQAAKAGILEIGDVYVVNKADRDGADATARELNHMLGLGEARGPGDWRPPIVKTVAARGEGVDEVVEALEKHRAWMEERDVLTERRRTRAAREVETIAVTTLRERIGDLHGDRRLGTLAERIVAGELDPYRAADELVAGLTSG